Proteins found in one Terribacillus sp. DMT04 genomic segment:
- a CDS encoding MgtC/SapB family protein, with amino-acid sequence MEHLFNDQSLTVMMKIIIAVFLSGAIGMERGMGNHHAGLRTHILVGVGSCLMMILSLYGFTAFSEEHGYVQFDPARIPSYVISGIGFLGAGTIIVNGSTVKGLTTAASVWTVAGLGLVIGAGMYMEAVFTTVLILLILIFLNNFEKMFLANKKQKAYQLEIELDKDETVTPIMEVLESHHLALADMKMKKQHDGRKMLYVGLETRQALNEMKLFEELTDIPNIRTVSTAKS; translated from the coding sequence ATGGAACATTTATTTAATGATCAATCACTAACAGTAATGATGAAAATTATCATAGCAGTGTTTCTCTCTGGTGCAATTGGCATGGAGCGAGGAATGGGAAATCACCATGCTGGTTTGCGTACGCATATCTTGGTTGGAGTAGGATCCTGCCTCATGATGATTCTTTCCTTATATGGCTTTACAGCCTTTAGCGAGGAACATGGTTATGTACAATTTGATCCTGCTCGGATACCTTCCTATGTTATTAGCGGGATAGGGTTCTTAGGTGCAGGTACAATTATTGTAAACGGTTCAACGGTTAAGGGGCTCACAACAGCAGCATCTGTCTGGACGGTAGCTGGACTGGGGTTAGTTATTGGGGCCGGTATGTATATGGAAGCCGTCTTTACAACTGTTCTCATTTTATTGATCTTAATCTTTCTAAATAACTTTGAAAAGATGTTTCTGGCGAATAAAAAACAGAAAGCATACCAGCTTGAGATTGAGTTAGATAAAGACGAAACGGTTACACCAATTATGGAAGTATTGGAAAGCCATCATTTAGCGCTTGCAGATATGAAAATGAAAAAGCAGCATGATGGTCGTAAAATGTTATATGTGGGGCTGGAAACGCGGCAAGCATTAAATGAAATGAAGCTCTTTGAGGAATTAACAGACATACCTAATATCCGCACAGTTAGTACTGCGAAAAGTTAA
- a CDS encoding CtsR family transcriptional regulator yields MSNISDIIEAYLKNILQSADEQEVEIKRSEVANRFQCVPSQINYVIKTRFTVEKGYLVESKRGGGGYIRIIRVKHHTAASLIDEVIAMVQPRVAQQTANSVIERLAEEKILTEREAKIMLRATSRDTLAFPLPLRDEVRSRILVSMLTAIKY; encoded by the coding sequence GTGAGCAACATATCTGACATAATCGAAGCATACTTAAAGAACATTCTGCAATCTGCAGATGAACAGGAAGTGGAGATTAAGCGGAGTGAAGTAGCTAATCGTTTTCAGTGTGTGCCATCCCAAATTAATTATGTTATCAAAACAAGATTCACTGTTGAAAAGGGCTATTTAGTTGAAAGTAAGCGCGGCGGCGGTGGTTATATACGTATTATTCGGGTAAAACACCATACAGCAGCAAGTTTGATAGACGAAGTAATTGCTATGGTCCAACCACGCGTAGCACAGCAAACGGCCAACAGTGTGATTGAAAGGCTAGCAGAAGAGAAAATTCTGACAGAGCGAGAAGCGAAGATTATGTTACGAGCAACAAGCCGGGATACATTAGCCTTTCCGTTACCGCTTCGCGATGAGGTCAGGTCTCGTATCTTGGTATCAATGCTGACTGCTATCAAGTATTAG
- a CDS encoding UvrB/UvrC motif-containing protein, which yields MECQECHIRPATLHLTNVINGQKTEMHVCEQCAKENGYVSYGQEGYSLHNLLSGLFHMNPSTIQDHKQFSQSATALACPKCGLTYHEFTRVGKFGCASCYETFEDNLNPIFRRVHSGNTKHEGKIPKRMGSGIEKKRKIAAYRESMQEYIQAEEFEKAAEIRDKIRLLEQQEEEES from the coding sequence ATGGAGTGCCAAGAATGTCATATAAGACCGGCAACCTTGCATTTGACAAATGTCATTAACGGTCAGAAAACGGAGATGCACGTATGCGAACAATGTGCAAAAGAGAATGGATATGTATCGTATGGTCAAGAAGGATATTCTTTGCATAACCTATTATCCGGCCTATTTCATATGAATCCTTCTACTATTCAAGATCATAAACAGTTCTCCCAATCGGCAACAGCTCTTGCTTGTCCGAAATGCGGGCTGACTTATCATGAGTTCACTCGCGTAGGGAAATTTGGTTGTGCTTCCTGCTATGAAACTTTCGAGGATAACTTAAATCCGATATTTAGACGCGTACACAGCGGAAACACAAAGCATGAAGGCAAGATACCAAAGCGAATGGGAAGCGGTATTGAGAAAAAACGCAAGATTGCAGCTTACCGGGAATCCATGCAGGAATACATTCAGGCGGAAGAATTTGAGAAGGCAGCAGAAATCCGCGATAAAATCCGCCTTCTGGAACAGCAAGAAGAGGAGGAAAGCTGA
- a CDS encoding protein arginine kinase has product MSLENFMSDAISPWMKENGPDCDIVMSSRIRLARNFENRSFPLIAKAEELDDVLEFFQENYQDTAFDHQGSLQFIRIADLSPIEKKVLVEKHLISPHLAEHAEEAGVLLSESEQVSIMVNEEDHLRIQLYLPGFQLQKALNKAFEVDDWLEQKITYAFDEERGYLTTCPTNVGTGLRASVMMHLPALTMTHQMNRLTPAINQLGLVVRGIYGEGSEAQGNIYQISNQITLGKSEQDIVEDLESVVSQLIEQERQARETLTEELSIQLEDRIFRSYGTLQYSRIIESKEAATCLSDVRLGIDLGYIEDMPQSILNELMVLIQPGFLQRYAKRSLSGRERDVLRASLIRERMHLENN; this is encoded by the coding sequence ATGTCGCTTGAGAATTTTATGAGTGATGCAATTAGTCCGTGGATGAAAGAAAATGGACCTGACTGCGATATTGTCATGAGCAGCCGAATCCGTCTTGCTCGTAATTTCGAGAATCGTTCCTTTCCGCTCATCGCCAAAGCAGAGGAGTTAGATGACGTACTCGAGTTCTTTCAGGAGAATTATCAAGATACTGCTTTTGACCATCAGGGATCACTGCAGTTCATTCGTATAGCAGATCTCTCTCCGATAGAAAAGAAAGTACTTGTCGAAAAGCATCTGATTAGTCCGCATTTAGCAGAACATGCGGAAGAGGCAGGAGTTTTGCTTTCTGAGAGCGAACAAGTCTCTATTATGGTAAATGAGGAAGACCATCTGCGTATTCAGCTGTACTTGCCAGGCTTTCAACTGCAAAAAGCATTGAATAAAGCATTTGAAGTTGATGATTGGCTTGAGCAGAAAATAACCTATGCTTTCGATGAAGAAAGAGGTTACCTGACTACCTGTCCAACAAATGTTGGCACGGGCCTTAGAGCTTCGGTTATGATGCACCTGCCTGCTCTTACGATGACGCACCAAATGAACCGCTTGACCCCAGCTATTAACCAGCTTGGTTTAGTTGTTCGCGGTATCTATGGGGAAGGAAGCGAAGCACAAGGCAATATCTATCAGATTTCTAACCAAATTACGCTAGGCAAATCAGAACAAGATATTGTAGAAGATTTGGAGAGCGTAGTTAGTCAGCTGATTGAACAAGAGCGGCAGGCACGCGAGACATTAACGGAGGAACTGAGCATTCAGCTGGAGGATCGTATCTTTCGTTCCTATGGTACATTGCAGTACAGCCGGATTATTGAATCGAAGGAAGCTGCAACGTGTTTATCGGATGTTAGATTAGGTATCGATCTTGGGTATATAGAAGATATGCCGCAATCTATACTTAATGAATTAATGGTTTTGATTCAGCCAGGCTTCCTGCAGCGTTATGCGAAGAGAAGCTTATCTGGCAGAGAAAGAGATGTATTACGTGCATCCCTTATTAGGGAAAGGATGCACTTAGAAAATAACTGA
- the clpC gene encoding ATP-dependent protease ATP-binding subunit ClpC codes for MMFGRFTERAQKVLALAQEEAVRLGHNNIGTEHILLGLVSEGEGIAAKALSTLGLETERIQEEVEQLIGRGQKITGTPYYTPRAKKVIELSLDEARKLGHSYVGTEHILLGLIREGEGVAARVLNNLGVSLNKARQQVLQLLGSNESSAGKQRGGQSARANTPTLDSLARDLTAIAKEGNIDPVIGREKEIERVIQVLSRRTKNNPVLIGEPGVGKTAVAEGLAQQIINNEVPEILRDKRVMTLDMGTVVAGTKYRGEFEDRLKKVMEEIRQAGNIILFIDELHTLIGAGGAEGAIDASNILKPSLARGELQCIGATTLDEYRKYIEKDAALERRFQPIQVDEPSVEESIQILTGLRDRYEAHHRVTITDEAIRAAAEFSDRYITDRFLPDKAIDLIDEAGSKVRLRSYTAPPNLKELEQKLEEVRKEKDAAVQSQEFEKAASLRDTEQRLRDQLDETKDQWKEKQGQESSEVTVEDIASVVSIWTGVPVARLTKDESERLLNMEQTLHGRVIGQEEAVLAISKAIRRARAGLKDPKRPIGSFIFLGPTGVGKTELARALADTMFGDEDAMIRIDMSEYMERHSTARLVGSPPGYVGYEEGGQLTEKVRRKPYSVVLLDEVEKAHPEVFNILLQVLEDGRLTDSKGRLVDFRNTVLIMTSNVGASELKRSRSLGFAMDEADSNFKDMKAKVTEELKKAFRPEFLNRIDETIVFHPLEKKHMKDIVTLMTEQLKKRLAQQEIEFTLTDAVIEKIANEGFDPEYGARPLRRAIQKHIEDLLSEELLRENISMGQQVNIDVDKDGKYVVTGK; via the coding sequence ATGATGTTTGGACGCTTCACTGAAAGAGCACAGAAAGTCCTTGCGCTGGCACAAGAAGAAGCAGTGCGCCTAGGACATAACAATATCGGGACAGAGCACATCTTATTAGGGCTAGTAAGCGAAGGAGAAGGAATCGCTGCTAAGGCACTGTCTACTTTAGGATTAGAAACAGAGCGTATTCAAGAAGAGGTGGAGCAGCTAATCGGCCGCGGCCAGAAGATTACGGGTACACCTTACTACACGCCGCGGGCAAAGAAGGTAATTGAACTTTCCTTAGATGAGGCTAGAAAACTAGGACATTCCTATGTCGGAACAGAACATATCCTTCTCGGTTTGATTCGTGAGGGTGAAGGTGTTGCGGCTCGTGTATTGAATAACCTAGGTGTCAGCTTGAATAAAGCCCGTCAGCAAGTGTTGCAGCTCTTAGGAAGTAATGAATCATCTGCTGGCAAGCAGCGCGGTGGTCAGTCTGCAAGAGCGAATACGCCTACACTTGATTCTTTGGCACGAGACCTTACTGCAATTGCAAAAGAAGGCAATATCGATCCGGTTATCGGCCGCGAAAAAGAAATTGAGCGTGTTATCCAAGTTCTTAGCCGCCGGACAAAAAATAATCCTGTTTTAATCGGAGAGCCAGGTGTCGGTAAAACAGCCGTTGCTGAAGGACTGGCACAGCAAATCATTAATAACGAAGTACCAGAGATTCTCCGAGACAAGCGTGTAATGACGCTTGATATGGGTACGGTTGTAGCAGGTACTAAATATCGCGGAGAATTCGAGGATCGCTTGAAGAAAGTAATGGAGGAGATCCGCCAAGCGGGGAATATTATCCTCTTCATCGATGAACTGCATACACTAATTGGAGCAGGCGGGGCAGAAGGAGCGATTGATGCTTCCAACATCCTGAAGCCTTCCTTGGCTCGCGGAGAATTGCAGTGTATTGGTGCTACTACTTTAGATGAGTACCGTAAATATATCGAAAAAGATGCTGCGTTGGAACGACGCTTCCAGCCGATTCAAGTAGATGAGCCATCTGTTGAAGAATCCATTCAGATTTTAACTGGCTTACGTGACCGCTATGAAGCGCATCACCGTGTAACAATTACAGATGAGGCCATTCGAGCAGCAGCAGAATTTTCCGATCGTTATATTACAGATCGTTTCCTTCCGGATAAAGCAATTGACTTAATTGATGAAGCAGGTTCGAAAGTACGCCTTCGTTCTTATACAGCACCGCCGAATTTGAAAGAGCTTGAGCAGAAGTTAGAAGAGGTTCGCAAAGAGAAAGATGCAGCTGTACAAAGCCAGGAATTTGAAAAAGCTGCTTCCTTGCGTGATACAGAGCAGCGTCTACGTGATCAGCTGGATGAGACAAAGGATCAATGGAAAGAAAAGCAAGGACAGGAAAGCAGTGAAGTCACAGTGGAAGATATCGCTTCTGTTGTTTCTATCTGGACAGGTGTTCCTGTAGCAAGGCTGACGAAGGATGAATCAGAGCGATTGCTTAATATGGAGCAAACACTCCATGGACGTGTAATTGGCCAGGAAGAAGCTGTCTTGGCAATTTCTAAAGCAATTCGCCGTGCAAGAGCTGGACTGAAAGATCCGAAACGTCCTATCGGTTCCTTTATCTTCCTTGGCCCAACGGGTGTCGGGAAAACGGAATTGGCACGTGCACTGGCAGATACAATGTTCGGTGATGAAGATGCTATGATTCGTATCGACATGTCTGAGTATATGGAGCGTCATTCCACTGCACGTTTGGTTGGTTCTCCTCCAGGCTATGTAGGCTATGAAGAAGGCGGACAGCTTACTGAGAAGGTACGCCGTAAACCTTATTCTGTTGTTTTGCTTGATGAAGTTGAAAAAGCACATCCAGAAGTATTCAATATCCTGCTTCAAGTGCTGGAAGATGGTCGATTGACTGATTCCAAAGGGCGTCTGGTAGATTTCCGTAATACGGTATTGATCATGACATCCAATGTTGGTGCAAGTGAATTGAAACGCAGCAGATCACTTGGATTCGCAATGGACGAAGCAGATTCAAACTTTAAAGATATGAAAGCTAAAGTTACAGAGGAACTGAAAAAAGCTTTCCGTCCAGAGTTTCTTAACCGTATTGATGAAACAATCGTGTTCCATCCGCTTGAGAAGAAGCACATGAAGGACATTGTGACATTGATGACAGAGCAGCTTAAGAAACGTCTGGCGCAGCAGGAGATTGAATTCACACTCACTGATGCTGTTATCGAGAAGATTGCTAATGAAGGGTTTGATCCGGAATATGGCGCCAGACCGCTCCGCCGGGCAATCCAAAAGCATATAGAGGATCTGTTATCGGAAGAGTTGCTGCGTGAGAATATCAGCATGGGTCAACAAGTGAATATTGATGTAGATAAAGACGGTAAGTATGTCGTAACAGGCAAATAA
- the radA gene encoding DNA repair protein RadA has product MAKRKTKYVCQECGYESAKWMGKCPSCGNWNTFTEEVVTPAGGGAFRHSAASSTAAKPQSITAIHSEKEPRVTTNLPEFNRVLGGGIVPGSLVLVGGDPGIGKSTLLLQVSAQLAEKELRVLYISGEESARQTKLRADRLGVKADELYVLSETNLQDIVRHIEEIKPAFVVVDSIQTVYREEVTSAPGSVSQVRESTSELMRVAKTNGIPIFLVGHVTKEGAIAGPRLLEHMVDAVLYFEGERHHTFRILRSVKNRFGSTNEMGIFEMKEEGLREVTNPSEIFLEERSQGAAGSTVVASMEGTRPVLVEIQALISPTSFGNPRRMATGTDHNRVPLLMAVLEKRVGLMLQNQDAYVKVAGGMRLDEPAIDLAVAASIASSFKDKPTKPDDVMIGEVGLTGEVRRVSRIEQRVQEAAKLGFKRAIVPKKNLDGWTTPSGIKVVGVNSVSEALRIVLGED; this is encoded by the coding sequence TTGGCAAAACGTAAGACAAAGTATGTATGTCAGGAATGTGGATATGAATCAGCGAAATGGATGGGTAAATGTCCGAGCTGCGGGAATTGGAATACATTTACCGAGGAAGTTGTAACTCCAGCGGGCGGCGGTGCATTTCGGCATTCCGCTGCGTCATCTACAGCGGCAAAGCCGCAATCTATTACAGCAATTCATTCCGAAAAGGAACCGCGAGTTACGACAAACTTGCCGGAATTTAACCGGGTCCTTGGAGGCGGAATTGTTCCAGGGTCACTTGTGTTAGTCGGCGGAGATCCTGGTATCGGAAAATCCACATTGCTTCTGCAAGTGAGTGCACAGCTGGCGGAGAAGGAATTGCGTGTTCTGTATATATCGGGTGAGGAATCGGCTCGCCAGACGAAGCTGCGGGCCGATCGGCTTGGGGTGAAGGCGGATGAGCTGTATGTTCTGTCTGAGACAAACCTTCAGGATATTGTTCGGCATATTGAGGAGATAAAGCCTGCTTTCGTTGTTGTCGATTCTATCCAAACGGTGTATCGAGAAGAAGTGACAAGTGCACCGGGAAGTGTGTCTCAAGTGCGGGAATCAACGAGTGAGCTGATGCGCGTCGCGAAAACGAACGGTATACCAATCTTTCTTGTTGGCCATGTGACCAAGGAAGGTGCTATTGCAGGTCCGAGACTGCTAGAGCATATGGTAGATGCAGTACTTTACTTCGAAGGAGAGCGTCACCATACATTCCGGATATTGCGCAGTGTAAAAAACAGGTTTGGAAGCACGAATGAAATGGGTATCTTCGAGATGAAAGAAGAGGGCCTTCGTGAAGTTACGAATCCTTCTGAGATCTTCTTAGAAGAGCGGTCGCAAGGAGCGGCGGGTTCTACTGTTGTAGCATCGATGGAAGGAACGCGACCTGTCCTTGTTGAGATTCAGGCACTCATCTCACCTACTAGTTTTGGTAACCCTCGCCGAATGGCTACCGGTACCGATCATAACCGTGTGCCATTGCTAATGGCGGTGCTTGAGAAGCGGGTTGGTCTTATGCTTCAAAATCAAGATGCTTATGTGAAAGTTGCCGGCGGAATGCGTCTGGATGAACCTGCTATTGATTTAGCTGTGGCGGCGAGCATTGCATCCAGTTTTAAGGACAAGCCAACTAAGCCGGATGATGTAATGATTGGAGAAGTAGGTTTGACTGGAGAGGTTAGGCGTGTTTCCCGAATTGAACAGCGTGTGCAAGAAGCAGCTAAGCTTGGGTTTAAGCGTGCTATAGTGCCTAAGAAGAATTTGGATGGCTGGACAACACCGTCAGGGATTAAAGTTGTCGGTGTGAACTCTGTAAGTGAAGCATTGCGAATTGTCCTGGGAGAGGATTAA
- a CDS encoding PIN/TRAM domain-containing protein, whose protein sequence is MLKRIVQLFIIVAGGMIGFIYIPNLMDLVNTANIGWLDSPIVGLIGGAILLFLLLFWVVDYIVGFIHWVEDSLVKTPAADLFFGSVGLIIGLVVAYLITIPIRGINFVLVSEVLPLFVTIFLGYIGFQVGFKRRDEFLNMMTLPKKDRKKAADEIDERDDKEAAIQPKSKLLDTSVIIDGRIADICETNFLEGTIVIPQFVLNELQHIADSSDALKRNRGRRGLDVLNRIQKEMPGVQVEFYEGDFEDIPEVDSKLVKLAKVLNGIVVTNDFNLNKVCEFQNVPVLNINDLANAVKPVVIPGEELTVQVIKDGKEHNQGVAYLDDGTMIVVEEGKNYIGKTIEVLITSVLQTSAGRMIFAKPKLLEKAL, encoded by the coding sequence ATGTTAAAGCGTATCGTGCAATTATTTATTATCGTTGCAGGTGGTATGATCGGATTCATCTATATCCCTAATCTTATGGATTTAGTGAACACAGCCAATATCGGTTGGCTTGATTCTCCGATTGTAGGTTTAATTGGCGGAGCTATTCTATTATTCTTATTACTGTTCTGGGTGGTTGACTATATTGTCGGATTCATCCATTGGGTGGAGGACTCACTCGTTAAAACGCCGGCAGCTGATTTGTTCTTTGGCAGCGTTGGTCTCATCATTGGATTGGTCGTCGCGTACCTAATTACAATACCTATTCGAGGTATTAATTTTGTACTGGTTTCGGAAGTATTGCCGCTATTCGTTACAATATTCCTTGGCTATATTGGGTTCCAAGTCGGTTTCAAACGCCGGGATGAGTTCCTCAATATGATGACTTTGCCGAAGAAAGATAGGAAGAAGGCAGCGGATGAGATAGACGAGCGGGATGATAAAGAGGCAGCAATCCAGCCTAAATCTAAATTGCTGGATACAAGTGTTATCATTGACGGTCGTATCGCGGATATTTGTGAAACGAATTTCTTGGAAGGTACAATTGTCATCCCACAGTTTGTTCTGAATGAACTGCAGCATATTGCAGATTCGTCTGATGCATTGAAACGAAACCGCGGCCGCCGCGGATTGGATGTCTTGAATCGAATCCAAAAAGAAATGCCGGGCGTGCAGGTGGAATTTTACGAAGGTGATTTCGAGGATATCCCCGAAGTAGATTCTAAGCTAGTGAAATTGGCTAAAGTACTAAATGGTATTGTCGTGACAAATGATTTTAACTTGAATAAAGTGTGTGAGTTCCAAAATGTTCCGGTACTGAATATTAATGACTTGGCCAATGCGGTGAAGCCGGTAGTCATTCCGGGTGAGGAACTGACAGTCCAAGTAATTAAGGATGGTAAAGAGCATAATCAAGGTGTTGCGTACTTGGATGATGGTACGATGATTGTTGTCGAAGAAGGTAAGAATTATATCGGCAAGACAATTGAAGTGCTAATTACGAGTGTCTTGCAGACATCTGCGGGCAGAATGATCTTTGCGAAGCCGAAATTACTTGAAAAAGCATTGTAA
- the ispD gene encoding 2-C-methyl-D-erythritol 4-phosphate cytidylyltransferase, with translation MYYQAIVLAAGQGKRMQAGHNKQFLSIGQKPLIVHTLTVFDKDPWCESITLVVSKADKELMAEVLTSQKWATAIHMTYGGSERQESVLMGLEALPKNNGMVFIHDGARPFVTVERLHALAEACQQHQAALLAVPVTDTIKVRRGNRLETMDRGLLWAAQTPQAFDYQLIYDAHVTAKADGVLGTDDASLVERLERDVFIVEGSYDNIKLTTPEDLYKAEAYLNGK, from the coding sequence ATGTATTATCAAGCTATCGTGTTAGCTGCCGGGCAAGGAAAACGTATGCAGGCAGGCCATAATAAACAATTCCTCTCAATTGGGCAGAAGCCGCTCATTGTGCACACGCTGACGGTTTTCGACAAGGATCCTTGGTGTGAATCAATTACACTTGTTGTCAGTAAAGCTGATAAGGAGTTGATGGCAGAGGTGCTTACATCGCAGAAATGGGCCACAGCTATCCATATGACTTATGGCGGAAGTGAGCGACAAGAGAGTGTCTTAATGGGGCTGGAAGCTCTGCCTAAAAATAATGGTATGGTTTTCATACACGATGGTGCGCGTCCGTTTGTCACAGTTGAAAGGCTCCATGCACTCGCTGAGGCTTGTCAGCAGCATCAAGCTGCCTTGCTGGCAGTACCAGTGACGGATACGATTAAAGTTCGAAGGGGAAACCGACTAGAGACGATGGACCGTGGGTTATTGTGGGCTGCACAAACACCGCAAGCCTTTGATTATCAGTTGATTTATGATGCGCACGTAACGGCAAAAGCAGATGGTGTACTTGGAACAGATGATGCTTCACTGGTAGAACGTCTCGAGCGTGATGTATTCATCGTAGAAGGCAGCTATGATAATATAAAGCTGACAACGCCTGAAGATTTATATAAAGCAGAAGCTTACTTAAATGGTAAATAA
- the ispF gene encoding 2-C-methyl-D-erythritol 2,4-cyclodiphosphate synthase — translation MFRIGQGFDVHAFAEDRPCIIGGITIPYELGLLGHSDADVLLHTIADACLGALALGDIGKHFPDTDPAFKDADSEVLLRHVWQLVKEKGFKLGNLDCTVIAQAPKMAPYIDQIRENVASMLEADPDQINVKATTTEKLGFTGRKEGIAAQAVVLLQQA, via the coding sequence ATGTTTCGAATTGGACAAGGATTTGATGTACATGCATTTGCAGAAGACAGACCGTGTATTATCGGCGGAATTACGATTCCGTACGAATTAGGACTGCTTGGCCATTCAGATGCAGATGTACTATTACATACAATAGCGGATGCTTGCCTAGGTGCATTGGCGCTAGGTGATATCGGCAAACATTTTCCGGATACCGATCCGGCTTTCAAAGATGCGGATTCTGAAGTATTGCTGCGCCATGTGTGGCAGCTTGTAAAAGAGAAAGGGTTTAAACTGGGGAACCTGGACTGTACAGTTATTGCGCAGGCACCGAAAATGGCGCCGTACATTGACCAGATTCGTGAAAATGTAGCAAGCATGCTTGAAGCAGATCCTGATCAAATTAATGTAAAAGCAACAACAACAGAAAAACTAGGATTTACTGGACGAAAAGAAGGAATCGCTGCGCAAGCTGTTGTCCTTCTTCAGCAAGCCTAA
- the gltX gene encoding glutamate--tRNA ligase has protein sequence MTRPVRVRYAPSPTGHLHIGNARTALFNYLYARHHDGKFIVRTEDTDQKRNVEGGEESQFSYLKWLGIKWDEGADIGGEYGPYRQLERLDIYQKYVDELLDRGLAYKCYVTEEELEKEREEQKANGQVPKYSGAHRDLTPEQEAAFVEEGRQPSIRFRVPENKTYKFQDIVRDEISFESSDFGDWVIVKKNGIPTYNFAVAVDDHLMEISHILRGEEHISNTPKQLMIYDAFGWEPPQFGHMTLILNENRKKLSKRDEHILQFIEQYKNLGYLPEAMFNFISLLGWSPVGEEEIFSKEEIIKIFDPNRLSTSAAIFDPQKLKWMNNQYIKSEDAGRIEKLTLPHLIQAGKLPENMEDSRRDWAAELIALYKDQLNYGSEIVELTELFFQEEISYDEEAMAVLKDEQVPEVLQAFSEQLTALEAFEPDAIKGAIKATQKQTGQKGKKLFMPIRVATTGFTHGPELPNSIHLLGETVVQNRLRTAIDQLTK, from the coding sequence ATGACAAGACCTGTACGTGTAAGATATGCGCCAAGCCCGACTGGCCATTTGCATATTGGTAATGCACGAACTGCACTATTCAATTATTTATATGCACGCCATCATGATGGGAAATTCATCGTCCGCACAGAAGATACCGATCAAAAGCGTAATGTAGAAGGCGGCGAAGAAAGTCAGTTCAGCTATTTGAAATGGCTCGGAATTAAATGGGATGAAGGTGCGGATATCGGTGGGGAATACGGTCCATACCGCCAATTAGAGCGTCTGGATATTTATCAAAAATATGTAGATGAGCTGCTCGATCGCGGACTTGCTTATAAATGTTATGTAACAGAAGAGGAATTGGAAAAAGAGCGTGAAGAGCAAAAGGCAAACGGACAAGTGCCGAAATATTCAGGTGCACACCGTGATTTGACACCGGAGCAGGAAGCGGCATTTGTAGAAGAAGGAAGACAGCCGAGTATTCGTTTCCGAGTGCCGGAAAATAAAACGTATAAGTTCCAAGACATCGTACGCGATGAGATTAGCTTTGAGTCTAGTGATTTTGGTGATTGGGTTATCGTAAAAAAGAATGGTATTCCAACGTATAACTTCGCTGTAGCAGTTGATGACCATTTAATGGAAATTTCACATATCCTTCGCGGAGAAGAGCATATTTCCAACACACCGAAGCAGCTGATGATCTATGATGCATTTGGCTGGGAGCCGCCGCAGTTTGGTCATATGACATTAATTCTGAATGAAAACCGCAAAAAGCTATCCAAGCGAGATGAACATATCCTTCAGTTTATCGAGCAATATAAGAACTTAGGCTACTTGCCAGAGGCAATGTTTAACTTTATTAGTTTGCTTGGCTGGTCTCCAGTCGGTGAGGAAGAGATTTTCTCTAAAGAAGAGATTATCAAGATCTTTGACCCGAACCGTCTTTCTACTTCTGCAGCAATTTTCGATCCGCAGAAGCTAAAATGGATGAACAACCAATACATCAAGTCTGAAGATGCAGGCCGAATTGAGAAACTGACTTTGCCGCATTTGATTCAGGCAGGCAAGCTACCGGAAAACATGGAGGATTCTCGTCGTGACTGGGCTGCAGAGCTTATTGCGTTATATAAAGATCAGTTGAACTATGGTTCGGAAATCGTTGAATTGACAGAGCTATTCTTCCAAGAAGAGATTTCTTATGATGAAGAAGCAATGGCAGTTTTGAAGGATGAACAAGTACCAGAGGTATTGCAAGCCTTCTCTGAGCAATTGACAGCTTTGGAAGCATTCGAGCCAGATGCGATTAAAGGTGCAATCAAAGCAACCCAAAAACAGACAGGTCAAAAGGGTAAGAAACTATTCATGCCTATTCGTGTTGCAACGACAGGCTTCACACATGGACCAGAGCTTCCGAACTCCATTCACCTGCTTGGTGAAACGGTGGTCCAAAACCGCCTTCGTACTGCGATTGATCAGCTGACAAAGTAA